From Microbacterium sp. YJN-G, a single genomic window includes:
- a CDS encoding pyridoxal phosphate-dependent decarboxylase family protein, giving the protein MTASGPAEILDRLRALRAGDAPTHGGRVLSYVYDSGREDLDELADAAARLARPLNGLDPTVFPSIAAMERDLIGFTRRMLHGGRGVAGSVTSGGTESCLLAVKTARDLWRQRHPDAGRPRLVTATTVHAAFQKAAQLFDLEWDPVPCGTDGAVVAEDVIARLDDDVALVVVSAPAYPSGALDPVAAVAGAAADRDLSCHVDACFGGFVLPWWPGLAAWDFRVRGVTSISADLHKYGYAPKGVSVLLHRTRRRHRAQFFATTRWPGYPVVNPTLLGSRSASPLAAAWAITQHLGADGYAELTAAIHRVAVAVRDAVDGIPGLAVMGDPAGPAIALVADTAVLPAEQIDPHRLADELTTHGWRIQHQPGFTQADGVRMPPSAHLTLTPVLEHGVAEFTRALRAASDAVRGRPPARVRTLLTGMRLLGYGEGGRVPGPKAAWRLLRLAGADHVSAEQPMAALMALIEQLPAPVAETLLTELLARISEP; this is encoded by the coding sequence ATGACGGCGTCCGGACCCGCCGAGATCCTCGACCGGCTGCGCGCCCTGCGCGCCGGCGATGCGCCGACGCACGGCGGGCGGGTGCTGTCGTACGTGTACGACTCCGGCCGCGAGGATCTCGACGAACTGGCGGATGCCGCAGCGCGCCTCGCCCGTCCGCTGAACGGGCTCGACCCGACCGTCTTCCCCTCGATCGCGGCGATGGAGCGCGATCTGATCGGCTTCACCCGGCGGATGCTGCACGGCGGCCGCGGTGTCGCCGGCTCGGTGACCAGCGGCGGGACGGAGAGCTGCCTGCTGGCGGTGAAGACCGCGCGCGATCTCTGGCGGCAACGGCATCCGGATGCCGGAAGACCGCGGCTGGTGACCGCGACGACCGTGCACGCGGCGTTCCAGAAGGCCGCGCAGCTGTTCGACCTGGAGTGGGATCCGGTGCCGTGCGGCACCGACGGTGCCGTGGTCGCGGAGGATGTGATCGCCCGCCTCGACGACGACGTCGCGCTCGTCGTCGTCTCGGCGCCCGCCTACCCGAGCGGTGCGCTCGACCCGGTCGCCGCGGTCGCCGGCGCCGCCGCGGACCGCGACCTCTCCTGTCACGTCGACGCGTGCTTCGGCGGCTTCGTGCTGCCATGGTGGCCGGGGCTCGCCGCGTGGGACTTCCGCGTGCGCGGGGTGACCAGCATCTCGGCCGACCTGCACAAGTACGGCTACGCGCCCAAGGGCGTCTCGGTGCTGCTGCACCGCACCCGCCGCCGGCATCGCGCGCAGTTCTTCGCGACCACCCGCTGGCCCGGGTATCCGGTCGTGAACCCGACCCTGCTCGGATCGCGGTCGGCCTCGCCGCTGGCCGCCGCCTGGGCGATCACCCAGCACCTCGGCGCCGACGGGTACGCAGAGCTGACAGCGGCGATCCACCGCGTCGCCGTGGCTGTGCGGGATGCCGTGGACGGCATCCCGGGGCTTGCCGTGATGGGCGACCCCGCAGGACCCGCGATCGCCCTCGTCGCCGACACCGCCGTGCTGCCCGCCGAGCAGATCGATCCGCATCGGCTCGCCGACGAGCTCACGACCCACGGGTGGCGCATCCAGCACCAGCCCGGATTCACCCAGGCGGACGGAGTGCGGATGCCGCCCAGCGCGCACCTGACCCTGACCCCCGTCCTCGAACACGGTGTCGCGGAGTTCACGCGGGCGCTGCGCGCAGCATCCGACGCGGTGCGAGGCCGCCCGCCCGCCCGAGTCCGCACCCTGCTGACGGGCATGCGGCTGCTCGGCTACGGCGAGGGCGGCCGGGTGCCGGGGCCGAAGGCCGCGTGGCGACTGCTGCGGCTGGCCGGTGCCGACCACGTGTCGGCCGAGCAGCCGATGGCCGCGCTCATGGCGCTGATCGAGCAGCTTCCGGCGCCGGTCGCCGAGACGCTGCTCACCGAGCTGCTCGCCCGCATCTCCGAACCCTGA
- a CDS encoding SURF1 family protein has product MTNSAPYASQEFPPTLREVMLRGRWIGVLVLCLVVAGVFAWLGQWQLARAIDTDPPAPGATEQVQPLTEVVEPGQYLRESSGGQRVETSGTWVAEDFIVLSQRFNDGAEGYWVTGQLRVAERTSIAVALGWAPTREEADAVAAGLAERGAVEGEITGRIIDDEGAAVPPRADPYRLTLMSPAALLSRWHDVDGLNVYRPYLASTEAPEGLVDISSPAPVEKSPVNWLNVFYAAEWAVFAGFAFYLWYRLARDAWEREVEEFEDAAAQHP; this is encoded by the coding sequence ATGACGAACAGCGCGCCGTACGCGTCGCAGGAGTTCCCGCCGACCCTGCGCGAGGTCATGCTGCGCGGGCGCTGGATCGGCGTCCTCGTGCTGTGCCTCGTCGTCGCAGGCGTGTTCGCGTGGCTCGGCCAGTGGCAGCTCGCGCGCGCGATCGACACCGACCCGCCCGCCCCCGGCGCCACCGAGCAGGTGCAGCCGCTGACCGAGGTCGTCGAGCCGGGCCAGTACCTGCGCGAGTCGTCGGGCGGGCAGCGTGTGGAGACCAGCGGCACCTGGGTGGCCGAGGACTTCATCGTGCTCTCGCAGCGCTTCAACGACGGCGCCGAGGGCTACTGGGTCACCGGTCAGCTGCGCGTCGCCGAGCGCACCTCGATCGCCGTCGCGCTCGGCTGGGCGCCGACCCGCGAGGAAGCGGATGCCGTGGCGGCAGGTCTCGCCGAGCGCGGCGCCGTCGAGGGCGAGATCACGGGCCGCATCATCGACGACGAGGGCGCCGCCGTGCCGCCCCGCGCCGACCCGTACCGGCTCACTCTCATGTCGCCCGCTGCGCTGCTGAGCCGCTGGCACGACGTCGACGGACTGAACGTGTACCGGCCGTACCTGGCATCCACTGAAGCACCCGAGGGGCTCGTGGACATCAGCTCGCCGGCACCGGTGGAGAAGTCGCCGGTGAACTGGCTGAACGTGTTCTACGCGGCCGAGTGGGCGGTGTTCGCGGGCTTCGCGTTTTACCTCTGGTACCGGCTGGCCCGCGACGCCTGGGAGCGCGAGGTCGAGGAGTTCGAGGACGCGGCGGCACAGCATCCCTGA
- a CDS encoding FAD-dependent oxidoreductase yields the protein MRTESVDVAVVGGGAMGLAAAWELARRGRRPVVLERFPRGHTHGASHGATRNFNDAYAEPHYLDLLSRAREGWAALSPVDGEPLLRAHGLITHGEHDLEGIQSALVARGTRAEIIGGAEAARRWPGMRFEDAVLFSPDAGVIRAAAALTELERRVVLAGGDVRWSTPVSALEEDPSGVTLSLPDGVAIRAETVIVTAGAWTQTLLPAAPLPRLVVTEETPAHFAPRGAEAWPSFNHYAGARFPGIVYGMPTPGEGVKVGFHRVGDEVDPDARPHRPTHQAELAEYVREWMPGLDADSAAPISCTYTSTDDGDFVLDRIGRIVVGAGFSGHGFKFVPAVGAVLADLAVDPGARAAEPFRLGIPRR from the coding sequence ATGCGCACGGAATCGGTCGATGTCGCGGTGGTCGGTGGCGGTGCGATGGGGCTCGCCGCGGCCTGGGAACTCGCCCGTCGCGGGCGGCGGCCCGTGGTGCTGGAGCGGTTCCCGCGCGGGCACACGCATGGCGCATCGCACGGCGCCACCCGCAACTTCAACGACGCCTACGCCGAGCCGCACTACCTCGACCTGCTGAGCCGGGCACGGGAAGGCTGGGCGGCGCTCTCCCCCGTGGACGGCGAACCGCTGCTGCGGGCGCACGGCCTGATCACGCACGGCGAGCACGATCTCGAGGGCATCCAGTCGGCGCTGGTCGCGCGCGGCACGCGGGCGGAGATCATCGGCGGCGCCGAGGCGGCGCGCCGGTGGCCGGGGATGCGGTTCGAGGATGCCGTGCTGTTCTCGCCCGATGCCGGTGTCATCCGTGCCGCAGCGGCGCTGACCGAGCTGGAGCGGCGCGTGGTCCTCGCCGGGGGTGACGTGCGCTGGAGCACGCCGGTGTCGGCGCTCGAGGAGGATCCATCGGGCGTGACGCTGAGCCTGCCCGATGGCGTGGCGATCCGCGCCGAGACGGTGATCGTCACCGCCGGGGCGTGGACGCAGACGCTGCTGCCGGCGGCGCCGCTGCCGCGGCTGGTGGTGACGGAGGAGACGCCCGCCCACTTCGCGCCTCGCGGCGCGGAGGCGTGGCCGTCGTTCAACCACTACGCCGGCGCACGCTTCCCCGGCATCGTGTACGGGATGCCGACGCCCGGGGAGGGCGTCAAGGTCGGCTTCCACCGGGTCGGCGACGAGGTCGACCCCGACGCCCGCCCGCACCGGCCGACGCACCAGGCGGAACTGGCGGAGTACGTCCGCGAATGGATGCCGGGGCTGGATGCCGACAGCGCAGCGCCCATCAGCTGCACCTACACGTCGACCGACGACGGCGACTTCGTGCTCGACCGGATCGGCAGGATTGTCGTCGGCGCCGGGTTCTCCGGCCACGGGTTCAAGTTCGTCCCCGCCGTGGGCGCGGTGCTCGCCGATCTCGCGGTCGATCCGGGGGCGCGCGCCGCAGAACCGTTCCGGCTCGGGATTCCTCGGAGGTAG
- a CDS encoding ABC-F family ATP-binding cassette domain-containing protein: MGYIDVSAIALTLPDGRPLLDEVTFRVGAGSTSALIGPNGAGKSTMLRIIRGDLAPDSGAVTIDGSLGVMDQFVGHGDSGTTVHDLLIRVAPARIRATAEALDAAENALIEDDTERTQMRYATAIAEYADAGGYEHETVWDQCTVAALGIPFDRARFRDLDTLSGGEQKRLALEALLRGPDDVLLLDEPDNYLDVPGKRWLEQRLRETPKTVLLVSHDRELLARAADRIITLEIGGAGANAWVHGGGFGTYHRAREERMDRLDELRRRWDEQHEKLKKLVATLKVKAAANDGFASRYRAAQTRLRWFEEAGPPEERPPAQDFDMRLRGARTGKRAVVCTGLELTGLMKPFDAEIWFGDRVAVLGSNGSGKSHFLRLLAGGGSDPDVTLGHLTEAAGMLEPVAHTGSATLGARVVPGLFAQTHAHPEFAGRTLLEILHRGDDRRAGMPRDAASSALDRYGLVRQAQQEFDLLSGGQQARFQVLLLELSGATLLLLDEPTDNLDLESAEALEQAIARFEGTVVAVTHDRWFARSFDRFLVFGQDGEVYESDAPVWDERRVARAR, translated from the coding sequence GTGGGCTACATCGACGTCAGCGCCATCGCGCTGACCCTCCCTGACGGGCGGCCGCTTCTCGACGAGGTGACGTTCCGCGTCGGCGCCGGCTCCACCAGCGCCCTCATCGGCCCGAACGGCGCCGGCAAATCCACCATGCTGCGGATCATCCGCGGCGACCTCGCACCCGATTCGGGGGCCGTCACGATCGACGGCTCGCTCGGCGTCATGGACCAGTTCGTCGGCCACGGGGATTCAGGCACGACCGTGCACGACCTGCTGATCCGGGTGGCGCCGGCGCGGATCCGTGCGACTGCCGAGGCACTGGATGCCGCCGAGAACGCGCTCATCGAGGATGACACCGAGCGCACGCAGATGCGCTACGCGACCGCGATCGCCGAGTACGCCGATGCGGGCGGGTACGAGCACGAGACGGTGTGGGATCAGTGCACGGTCGCCGCCCTCGGCATCCCGTTCGATCGGGCGCGCTTCCGCGACCTCGACACGCTCTCCGGCGGCGAGCAGAAGCGGCTCGCGCTGGAGGCGCTGCTGCGCGGACCCGACGACGTGCTGCTGCTGGACGAGCCCGACAACTACCTCGACGTGCCCGGCAAGCGGTGGCTCGAGCAGCGCCTGCGCGAGACGCCGAAGACCGTGCTGCTCGTCTCGCACGACCGCGAGCTGCTCGCCCGAGCCGCCGACCGCATCATCACTCTCGAGATCGGGGGAGCGGGCGCGAACGCCTGGGTGCACGGGGGTGGTTTCGGCACCTATCATCGAGCGCGCGAGGAGCGCATGGACCGGCTCGACGAGCTGCGCCGCCGCTGGGACGAGCAACACGAGAAGCTGAAGAAGCTCGTGGCGACGTTGAAGGTGAAGGCCGCAGCCAACGACGGCTTCGCCTCGCGGTACCGCGCGGCGCAGACGCGACTGCGCTGGTTCGAAGAGGCGGGGCCGCCCGAGGAGCGTCCGCCCGCTCAGGACTTCGACATGCGGCTGCGCGGTGCGCGCACCGGCAAGCGCGCCGTGGTGTGCACCGGACTCGAGCTGACCGGGCTGATGAAGCCGTTCGACGCGGAGATCTGGTTCGGCGACCGGGTCGCCGTGCTCGGCTCGAACGGCTCGGGCAAGTCGCACTTCCTGCGGCTGCTGGCGGGCGGCGGCAGCGACCCCGACGTCACCCTCGGGCACCTCACCGAGGCGGCCGGGATGCTGGAGCCGGTCGCGCACACCGGCAGCGCCACCCTCGGCGCGCGCGTCGTGCCGGGTCTGTTCGCGCAGACCCATGCGCATCCGGAGTTCGCGGGGCGCACGCTGCTCGAGATCCTGCACCGCGGTGACGACCGGCGGGCCGGGATGCCGAGGGATGCGGCCAGCTCGGCGCTGGACCGGTACGGGCTGGTGCGCCAGGCGCAGCAGGAGTTCGATCTGCTGTCCGGGGGACAGCAGGCGCGGTTCCAGGTGCTGCTGCTCGAGCTGAGCGGCGCGACCCTGCTGCTGCTCGACGAGCCGACCGACAACCTCGACCTCGAGTCGGCCGAGGCTCTCGAACAGGCGATCGCCCGCTTCGAGGGCACGGTCGTCGCGGTCACGCACGACCGCTGGTTCGCGCGCTCGTTCGACCGGTTCCTCGTGTTCGGGCAGGACGGCGAGGTGTACGAGTCGGATGCGCCGGTGTGGGACGAGAGGCGGGTCGCCCGCGCTCGGTGA
- a CDS encoding endonuclease domain-containing protein has translation MSTPLMAWMRQRGGVSHSSDLRAAGYSAYEIRKAEAAGMLDRVHRSWLVTPECTAERRAAAQVSGRVTCVSAAREQGLWTPDAAHTHVAVPATASRNRRAGLVVHWAQGPLPVPRFSTEEPVLNVLFHVARCLEPASAATVWESALRIGAVTLPQLRRTQWGTPAAAHVLRRVGVQSDSGIETAFLSIARSCGAEVRQQVIIDGHEVDALIGDRLVIQLDGFEFHSEAKDRRRDIRQDARLALLGYTVLRFDYQQIMFDPRYVQETLLNAIAQGLHLAPRR, from the coding sequence ATGAGCACACCTCTGATGGCCTGGATGCGGCAGCGCGGCGGCGTCTCGCACAGCTCGGATCTGCGCGCGGCGGGCTACTCGGCGTACGAGATCCGCAAGGCCGAGGCGGCGGGGATGCTCGACCGGGTGCACCGCTCGTGGCTGGTCACCCCGGAGTGCACGGCCGAGCGCCGCGCAGCGGCGCAGGTCAGCGGCCGGGTCACCTGCGTCAGTGCGGCGCGTGAGCAGGGACTCTGGACACCGGATGCTGCGCACACCCACGTGGCCGTTCCCGCCACGGCATCCCGCAATCGACGCGCCGGGCTCGTGGTGCACTGGGCGCAGGGACCTCTTCCGGTTCCCCGCTTCAGCACTGAGGAGCCCGTGCTGAACGTGCTGTTCCACGTCGCGCGGTGCCTCGAACCGGCCTCGGCTGCAACGGTCTGGGAGTCGGCGCTGCGCATCGGCGCGGTGACGCTGCCGCAGCTGCGCCGCACGCAGTGGGGCACCCCGGCGGCCGCGCACGTGCTCCGGAGGGTCGGCGTGCAGTCGGATTCGGGCATCGAGACCGCCTTCCTCTCGATCGCGCGCAGCTGCGGGGCCGAGGTGCGCCAGCAGGTGATCATCGACGGGCACGAGGTCGACGCGCTGATCGGCGATCGTCTGGTGATCCAGCTCGACGGATTCGAGTTCCACAGCGAGGCGAAGGACCGGCGGCGTGACATCCGGCAGGATGCCCGGCTGGCTCTGCTCGGCTACACCGTGCTGCGCTTCGACTATCAGCAGATCATGTTCGATCCGCGGTACGTGCAGGAGACACTGCTGAACGCCATCGCGCAGGGCCTGCACCTGGCACCCCGCCGGTGA
- a CDS encoding GuaB3 family IMP dehydrogenase-related protein: MDIEIGRGKRARRAYTFDDIAVVPSRRTRNPEDVSTAWTIDAFSFDIPVIGAPMDSVVSPTTAIMLGKLGGLGVLDLEGLWTRYENPQPMLDEIAALPAERATVRMQQLYSEPIKPELIKQRLAEIRDAGVTVAGSLTPQRTQELYETVVAAGVDLFVIRGTTVSAEHVSSVAEPLNLKKFIYDLDVPVIVGGASTYTAALHLMRTGAAGVLVGFGGGAASTTRVTLGIHAPMATAVSDVAAARRDYLDESGGRYVHVIADGGVGTSGDMVKALAMGADAVMLGVALARATDAPGQGFHWGAEAHHTQLPRGRRVAVDGVANLEEILYGPAPVADGTANLIGALRKSMATTGYSDLKEFQRVEVVLAPYELG, translated from the coding sequence ATGGACATCGAGATCGGCCGAGGCAAGCGCGCACGTCGCGCGTACACGTTCGACGACATCGCGGTCGTGCCGTCGCGGCGCACCCGAAACCCGGAGGACGTCTCGACCGCGTGGACGATCGACGCGTTCTCGTTCGACATCCCCGTCATCGGCGCTCCGATGGACTCGGTCGTCAGCCCGACCACGGCCATCATGCTCGGCAAGCTCGGTGGCCTCGGCGTGCTCGACCTCGAGGGGCTGTGGACCCGCTACGAGAACCCGCAGCCGATGCTCGACGAGATCGCCGCGCTGCCCGCAGAGCGCGCGACGGTGCGGATGCAGCAGCTGTACTCCGAGCCGATCAAGCCCGAGCTCATCAAGCAGCGCCTCGCCGAGATCCGTGACGCGGGCGTCACCGTCGCCGGCTCCCTCACTCCGCAGCGCACGCAGGAGCTGTACGAGACCGTCGTCGCCGCCGGAGTCGACCTGTTCGTCATCCGCGGCACCACCGTCTCGGCCGAGCACGTCTCAAGCGTGGCCGAGCCGCTGAACCTGAAGAAGTTCATCTACGACCTCGACGTGCCGGTGATCGTCGGTGGCGCCTCGACCTACACGGCGGCCCTGCACCTCATGCGCACGGGAGCGGCGGGCGTGCTCGTCGGCTTCGGCGGGGGAGCGGCATCCACAACGCGGGTCACCCTCGGCATCCACGCCCCCATGGCCACGGCCGTCTCCGACGTCGCCGCGGCCCGCCGCGACTACCTCGACGAGTCGGGCGGACGCTACGTGCACGTGATCGCCGACGGCGGCGTGGGCACGTCCGGCGACATGGTCAAGGCGCTCGCGATGGGGGCGGATGCCGTGATGCTGGGCGTCGCGCTGGCACGAGCCACCGACGCGCCCGGCCAGGGCTTCCACTGGGGTGCCGAGGCGCACCACACCCAGCTGCCGCGCGGCCGTCGCGTCGCGGTGGACGGCGTCGCGAACCTCGAGGAGATCCTCTACGGACCCGCACCCGTCGCCGACGGCACCGCCAACCTCATCGGCGCGCTGCGCAAGTCGATGGCGACCACCGGCTACTCCGACCTGAAGGAGTTCCAGCGCGTCGAGGTCGTGCTCGCCCCGTACGAGCTGGGATGA